The Microbacterium sp. KUDC0406 genome includes a window with the following:
- a CDS encoding prealbumin-like fold domain-containing protein, whose amino-acid sequence MLGVGGLPAGTYTLTETKAPAGYERTDKTFTVTIDAEHTAASFGQIVNEKTPASVVPPASPAPTAAPPASLALTGGGDGGGLALIAAALLVSGAVVTAGAAVRRRATGATASGR is encoded by the coding sequence GTGCTCGGCGTCGGCGGGCTACCTGCGGGCACCTACACGCTCACCGAGACCAAGGCGCCGGCGGGGTACGAGCGCACGGACAAGACGTTCACGGTGACGATCGACGCGGAGCACACGGCCGCGAGCTTCGGGCAGATCGTCAATGAGAAGACCCCGGCGTCGGTCGTGCCGCCGGCATCGCCGGCACCGACTGCGGCGCCGCCAGCATCGCTCGCTCTCACCGGCGGCGGCGACGGAGGCGGCCTGGCACTGATCGCCGCCGCTCTACTCGTGAGCGGCGCGGTGGTCACGGCCGGTGCCGCTGTCCGACGGCGGGCCACGGGCGCCACGGCCTCCGGTCGTTGA
- a CDS encoding Ig-like domain-containing protein, giving the protein MTLVAAALLGTAQIAAAAPTVTHADAISNLAIEKTNGSGPVAQWEKVRITGDWSVPTGSQAGDTFGMTLPDEFSRSGGGSFDIADPDSGVVLAQCQIAGGNGPELVCTLTAAVEDMENPGGSFWVEVTASQSNTSGTVEFDLGSTVEIVTLPGGGGITPEDLTEAGQPYKYGGPTATDGLLSWVVGIPSSAVRDGGFVVRDSLDRDLEYHHYTGEARLLQRPVQDGVLVGNWTEVDTSRYQMTFAPDDLSFEFTASGLPSSGMSYRLQYFTQADGIVQAGDVFGNSATVNSSDTSARVVVTEAGGGSGTGARFTRFEITKALSGEQADAARGATFTVRYSIKGSDAPAKTLSVPVGQAVRSDRAPLGSTFIVEEIDLPTIDGVTWGDWSITGEGVTATGDGRYEVTPSTTAGVQFTLTNQANTTPVVGSLSWQKVDRDGAALAGSEWLVWGRTGTSRWSTAARAMRLTQTACSASAGYLRAPTRSPRPRRRRGTSARTRRSR; this is encoded by the coding sequence GTGACTCTCGTCGCTGCAGCGCTGCTCGGCACCGCGCAGATTGCCGCGGCAGCGCCGACGGTGACCCATGCCGACGCGATCTCGAACCTTGCGATCGAGAAGACCAACGGCAGCGGGCCGGTGGCGCAATGGGAGAAGGTCCGCATCACGGGCGACTGGTCCGTGCCCACCGGCTCCCAGGCCGGAGACACCTTCGGGATGACGCTGCCCGACGAGTTCAGCCGCAGCGGCGGCGGATCGTTCGATATCGCCGATCCTGACAGCGGCGTGGTGCTCGCGCAGTGCCAGATCGCCGGCGGCAACGGTCCTGAGCTCGTCTGCACGCTGACAGCGGCCGTCGAGGACATGGAGAATCCCGGTGGTTCGTTCTGGGTCGAGGTGACGGCCTCGCAGTCGAACACGAGCGGCACGGTGGAGTTCGACCTGGGCAGCACGGTCGAGATCGTGACTCTTCCCGGCGGTGGCGGGATCACTCCCGAGGACCTGACCGAGGCCGGGCAGCCGTACAAGTACGGCGGGCCGACGGCGACCGATGGGCTGCTGAGCTGGGTGGTCGGAATTCCGAGCAGCGCGGTCCGCGACGGCGGTTTCGTGGTGCGCGACTCTCTCGATCGCGACCTCGAGTACCACCACTACACCGGTGAGGCCCGGCTGCTGCAGCGGCCTGTCCAGGACGGCGTGCTCGTCGGCAACTGGACCGAAGTCGACACGTCCCGCTATCAGATGACGTTCGCCCCCGATGACCTCTCTTTCGAGTTCACGGCGTCGGGTCTGCCGTCCTCCGGGATGTCCTACCGCCTGCAGTACTTCACGCAGGCGGACGGAATCGTGCAGGCCGGTGACGTGTTCGGCAACAGCGCGACCGTCAACTCCTCCGACACGTCGGCGCGGGTCGTCGTGACGGAAGCCGGCGGTGGCAGCGGAACCGGCGCGCGGTTCACGAGGTTCGAGATCACGAAGGCGCTGTCCGGCGAGCAGGCGGATGCTGCGCGCGGTGCGACCTTCACGGTGCGCTATTCCATCAAGGGATCGGATGCTCCGGCGAAGACGCTGTCGGTTCCGGTCGGGCAGGCCGTGCGCAGCGACCGCGCACCTCTCGGCTCGACGTTCATCGTCGAGGAGATCGACCTCCCGACGATCGACGGCGTGACCTGGGGCGACTGGAGCATCACCGGGGAGGGTGTCACAGCGACCGGTGACGGCCGCTACGAGGTCACCCCGTCGACGACGGCCGGTGTGCAGTTCACCCTCACGAACCAGGCGAACACGACGCCCGTCGTCGGCAGCCTGTCCTGGCAGAAGGTCGATCGCGACGGTGCCGCGCTCGCGGGTTCGGAGTGGCTCGTCTGGGGCCGGACGGGGACATCGCGGTGGTCGACGGCGGCCAGGGCGATGAGGCTGACGCAGACGGCGTGCTCGGCGTCGGCGGGCTACCTGCGGGCACCTACACGCTCACCGAGACCAAGGCGCCGGCGGGGTACGAGCGCACGGACAAGACGTTCACGGTGA
- a CDS encoding ATP-dependent DNA ligase, whose product MKLEELTDTADEVAATSSRLAKIDALARLLSRADPAELPVLVGLLLASPRQGRLGVGWRGLSALQVDHADAATLSIIDVDDALDALAHASGTGSAAQRTGLLEDLASRSTPDEWDFLARAMLGELRTGALGGVLLDAIARAADRPVASVRRAAMLSGDLGETAVIALTGTEADLDAVGLQVGRPVLPMLAATAATPTAALEITGRASVEYKLDGARIQVHRHGDEVGVYTRSLADITHRVPEIVDIVRALPAHDLILDGETLSLDEDGGPRPFQQTMSRFGADVSRELVLRPWFFDLLHVDGRDLIDEPLSTRLEELERVAGDWRMPGTVTDDADAAEQLSREALTAGHEGVLVKAIDAPYAAGRRGKSWVKVKPVLTYDLVVLAAEWGSGRRRGWLSNLHLGALDPVGEFGEPGGFVMVGKTFKGLTDELLKWQTETFPEYETERTPYAVHLRPALVVEIAIDGVQNSPRYPGGIALRFARVKGYRPDKTPAEADTIQTLRGLLRG is encoded by the coding sequence ATGAAGCTCGAAGAGCTCACCGACACCGCCGACGAGGTCGCGGCGACGTCGTCGCGGCTCGCGAAGATCGACGCACTCGCCCGGCTGCTCTCGCGCGCAGACCCGGCCGAACTTCCGGTGCTCGTGGGCCTGCTGCTCGCCTCACCGCGGCAGGGCCGGCTGGGCGTCGGATGGCGCGGACTCTCGGCCCTGCAGGTCGACCATGCGGATGCCGCGACTCTGAGCATCATCGACGTCGACGACGCCCTCGACGCGCTCGCGCACGCCTCCGGCACCGGATCGGCCGCCCAGCGCACCGGGCTGCTCGAAGACCTCGCCTCGCGTTCGACGCCCGACGAATGGGACTTCCTCGCCCGCGCCATGCTCGGCGAACTGCGCACCGGCGCGCTCGGCGGCGTGCTGCTCGACGCGATCGCCCGCGCCGCCGATCGACCGGTGGCATCGGTCCGCCGCGCAGCCATGCTGTCGGGCGACCTCGGCGAGACGGCCGTGATCGCCCTCACCGGCACGGAAGCCGACCTCGACGCAGTCGGGCTGCAGGTCGGCCGGCCCGTGCTGCCCATGCTCGCCGCCACCGCCGCCACCCCGACCGCCGCGCTCGAGATCACCGGCCGCGCCTCGGTCGAGTACAAGCTCGACGGCGCCCGCATCCAGGTGCACCGGCACGGCGACGAGGTCGGCGTCTACACGCGCAGCCTCGCCGACATCACGCACCGCGTGCCCGAGATCGTCGACATCGTGCGCGCTCTGCCCGCGCACGACCTGATCCTCGACGGCGAGACCCTCTCGCTCGACGAGGACGGCGGGCCGCGGCCGTTCCAGCAGACCATGTCGCGCTTCGGTGCAGATGTCTCACGTGAACTCGTGCTGCGGCCCTGGTTCTTCGACCTGCTGCACGTCGACGGCCGCGATCTCATCGACGAACCGCTCTCCACCCGGCTTGAAGAACTCGAGCGTGTCGCCGGCGACTGGCGGATGCCCGGCACCGTCACCGACGACGCGGATGCTGCGGAGCAGCTCTCCCGCGAGGCCCTCACCGCCGGTCACGAAGGCGTGCTGGTCAAGGCCATCGACGCGCCCTACGCCGCCGGACGGCGGGGAAAGTCGTGGGTCAAGGTCAAGCCCGTGCTCACCTACGACCTCGTGGTGCTCGCTGCGGAGTGGGGTTCGGGGCGCCGGCGCGGCTGGCTGTCGAATCTGCACCTCGGCGCGCTCGACCCCGTGGGTGAGTTCGGAGAGCCCGGCGGCTTCGTGATGGTCGGCAAGACCTTCAAGGGACTCACCGACGAGCTGCTGAAATGGCAGACCGAGACGTTCCCCGAGTACGAAACCGAGCGCACGCCGTACGCCGTGCACCTGCGGCCGGCGCTGGTCGTCGAGATCGCGATCGACGGCGTGCAGAACTCGCCCCGCTACCCCGGCGGCATCGCCCTGCGCTTCGCCCGGGTGAAGGGCTACCGACCCGACAAGACCCCGGCCGAGGCCGACACCATCCAGACGCTGCGGGGGCTGCTGCGCGGGTGA
- a CDS encoding type II toxin-antitoxin system Phd/YefM family antitoxin has translation MATVTKTELNQQTARVLARVAAGERLTVTDRGRPIAQLTPPEEDVWSDLIAAGRVTLPTRSGALQHPPAKSGKTSAEILDDLRADRL, from the coding sequence ATGGCCACCGTGACGAAGACAGAGCTCAACCAGCAGACCGCGCGCGTGCTGGCGCGGGTGGCTGCCGGTGAGCGACTGACTGTCACCGATCGCGGCCGCCCGATCGCGCAGCTCACTCCGCCGGAAGAGGATGTCTGGAGCGACCTCATCGCCGCCGGGCGCGTGACCCTGCCCACGAGGTCCGGGGCTCTGCAGCATCCACCGGCGAAGAGCGGGAAGACGAGTGCCGAGATCCTCGACGACCTGCGGGCCGACCGCCTGTGA
- a CDS encoding type II toxin-antitoxin system VapC family toxin, which yields MIYLDTSAAAKALLDEDGSADVRALIASGAEFVSSRLLAVELHAVADRRLLDAAAVQELLDRVALVSLDDETAATAITMHSRLRTLDALHLATAVRIRGVVDSILTFDAEMRAAAVAAGIPSRD from the coding sequence GTGATCTACCTCGACACCTCGGCCGCTGCCAAGGCCCTGCTCGACGAGGACGGAAGCGCGGACGTCCGCGCGCTGATCGCCTCCGGAGCCGAATTCGTCTCCTCGCGGTTGCTGGCCGTCGAACTCCACGCCGTCGCCGACCGACGGCTGCTCGACGCAGCCGCCGTCCAGGAGCTGCTCGACAGGGTCGCCCTCGTCTCGCTCGACGACGAGACTGCGGCCACGGCGATCACCATGCACTCCCGCCTGCGCACCCTCGATGCCCTGCATCTGGCGACCGCTGTCCGCATTCGCGGAGTGGTCGACAGCATCCTCACCTTCGATGCGGAGATGCGGGCAGCCGCCGTGGCCGCAGGGATCCCTTCCCGCGACTGA
- a CDS encoding class I SAM-dependent methyltransferase: protein MTDPMHFDGIAGGYGAARPPYPAALWWTVEETGLVTPGRVALDLGAGSGEATGELLARGMDVIAVEPGEHLAAILAQRLPRATTIRARAEDLDLAPASVDLAVAATSIHWMDLGLVLPIVHRTLAPAGRLLIWRNVFGDADAEITPFRREVQRIVDRRSTVRAGDPESADLAAERVAASGLFTIAGIHRYRWSIDLTTDQVRALFTTFSDWSLAEVEAASAAVAALGGTVTEYYTSWLIDARPIPL from the coding sequence ATGACCGATCCGATGCATTTCGACGGCATCGCCGGCGGATACGGCGCGGCGCGTCCGCCGTATCCCGCGGCGCTGTGGTGGACCGTCGAGGAGACGGGGCTGGTCACGCCAGGGCGCGTCGCCCTCGACCTCGGTGCCGGCAGTGGCGAGGCGACCGGCGAACTCCTCGCACGCGGCATGGACGTCATCGCCGTCGAGCCCGGGGAGCACCTGGCGGCGATCCTCGCGCAGCGCCTTCCCCGAGCCACGACGATCCGCGCCCGCGCCGAAGACCTCGACCTCGCCCCGGCATCCGTCGACCTCGCCGTCGCGGCGACCTCGATCCACTGGATGGACCTCGGCCTCGTGCTGCCGATCGTCCACCGCACCCTGGCTCCCGCAGGGCGCCTGCTGATCTGGCGCAACGTGTTCGGTGACGCCGACGCCGAGATCACTCCGTTCCGACGCGAGGTGCAGCGCATCGTCGACCGCCGCAGCACCGTCCGAGCCGGCGACCCGGAGAGCGCCGATCTCGCTGCGGAGCGGGTCGCCGCATCCGGCCTGTTCACGATCGCCGGCATCCACCGCTACCGCTGGAGCATCGATCTGACCACCGATCAGGTGCGGGCGCTCTTCACCACCTTCAGCGACTGGTCACTGGCCGAGGTCGAGGCCGCCTCCGCCGCGGTCGCCGCCCTCGGCGGCACCGTGACCGAGTACTACACGTCGTGGCTGATCGACGCGCGGCCGATCCCGCTCTGA
- a CDS encoding formylglycine-generating enzyme family protein: protein MTVPPIDWVHIPAGVLQRGTPVDQLDTVVTRYADTGVSAAWFLKEAPRASVPVAAFRIARTPVTVAQWRAFSAETDRAVPAEPDDHPVFGITWADAQAFCSWMTERVGYEVRLPTETEWERAARGDDVREFPWGDQYRTGLANLWDLGVGTTTPVGSFPAGASPFGVLDMAGNVDEWTSTLYAPYPGAPAEVSALESWAFDPHITRGGAFRHDRDLARCARRHGAYEEDLRAIGVGFRLAADSG, encoded by the coding sequence ATGACCGTGCCGCCGATCGACTGGGTGCACATCCCGGCGGGGGTGCTGCAGCGCGGCACGCCCGTCGATCAGCTCGACACCGTCGTGACGCGGTACGCCGACACGGGGGTTTCCGCTGCCTGGTTCCTGAAGGAGGCGCCGCGGGCATCCGTTCCGGTCGCCGCGTTCCGTATCGCCCGCACGCCGGTCACTGTCGCGCAGTGGCGGGCGTTCTCCGCCGAGACGGACCGTGCCGTGCCAGCGGAGCCGGACGACCATCCGGTCTTCGGGATCACCTGGGCGGATGCACAGGCGTTCTGCTCCTGGATGACCGAGCGCGTCGGGTACGAGGTGCGCCTGCCGACCGAGACGGAATGGGAGCGCGCGGCGCGTGGCGACGACGTCCGCGAGTTCCCGTGGGGCGACCAGTACCGCACCGGCCTCGCGAACCTCTGGGACCTCGGCGTCGGCACGACCACGCCGGTCGGCTCGTTTCCCGCGGGCGCGAGTCCGTTCGGCGTGCTCGACATGGCCGGCAACGTCGACGAGTGGACCTCGACGCTCTACGCCCCGTACCCGGGCGCGCCCGCGGAGGTCTCTGCTCTCGAGAGCTGGGCATTCGACCCGCACATCACCCGCGGTGGTGCCTTCCGCCACGATCGCGACCTCGCGCGCTGTGCGCGTCGGCATGGCGCGTACGAGGAGGACCTGCGGGCGATCGGCGTCGGCTTTCGCCTCGCGGCGGACTCCGGCTGA